The following are encoded in a window of Gasterosteus aculeatus chromosome 5, fGasAcu3.hap1.1, whole genome shotgun sequence genomic DNA:
- the LOC120819768 gene encoding rho GTPase-activating protein 23-like isoform X3, with amino-acid sequence MLRAPGVAPAPSGQEWRFQCSVGVDCSDAEPRCIWLAVLRSVSPHSSRRATPIVSPRRRGSRRAIRRHGLSWAKGRRDGMVSSNENRRRPASSGEVEGVSWQGPRTIFVPKNSQGFGFTLRHFIVYPPESSLSIKDEENGNTSARAVCQRSRLEPMDTIFVKSVKDDGPAQQAGLCTGDRLVKVNGESILGKTYSQVIMLIQNSENILELSIMPKDEDVLQLVSAYSHDAYLKGNEPYSGVAQNLPAPPPLCYPSAPPHTPNRPPDNWQCRPGPVGSPLDNRLTAASAHPAPGWPGGPEDPAAPLAPSGRNRGRSSSTISALDFHFANHNAAIASATLPPPRKSSTQAPPRTHADALCHQALSDWYYSQADAAESMSPRHRSISQDCLAELGLGLALGPGPASTSAADKRRRETLQFHHQAAAASHDSYWLGGWGGVSAPGSRSCSESLLAAYAEYEHNYGRSVETLAQASALVSPLCQHSSHASQTLHFKEQKVPAVHQHKTTVMSPITASSTVPPSSRRSGQQVAEPQTRRVKEEEEGELVGYKSYSPSFSHKAGHLLQQAHSFREPGYSGPHLDWSPDSRGGSVDGELAAVPRAQSTPAPSASMEERARPGEDAELVSPGSLSQEVVLRQKPPSGRRTPVQAARLTHYAGNVESPESPGVEPTQGTPSPAGGPGTNRRANGSLAQHAYNSLASIPFIDEPSGPSSDLQACYVPARSVVSSSQASTTLTSTSVPPTISSISPFVRLGSQDCSSIKSRRSSYLLAITTERSKSCDEGLNTFREEGRVFSKLPKRVKSFFADGSLESLRVQEEARSKRHSTSELGTITFSDVRTEGWLHYKQILTEKGKKVGGGMRPWKRVFSVLRSHSLFLYKDKREAVLHGAGAGPSLDEHPPISIRGCLIDIAYSETKRKHTLRLTTQDFCEYLLQAEDRDDMLAWIRVIRENSKTDNEEIGFSRQALINKKLNDYRKHSLTGSKPDSSPKAHRMMPPFLLAKTDNTSVNRASRTEDNKALWGINLMKKAKKTSSPKAFGVRLEDCQPAVNHKFVPLIVEMCCGVVEETGLDYTGIYRVPGNNAMVSNLQEHLNKGMDINTAEERWQDLNVISSLLKSFFRKLPEPLFTDDKYNDFIDANRIEDAEDRLKTMKKLLHDLPDHYHHTLKFLVGHLKKVADHCELNKMEPRNLALVFGPTLVRTSEDNMTDMVTHMPDRYKIVETLILHHDWFFTTGELDEEEKAPEDKRDMQPVPNIDHLLSNIGRPGMPGEASDSTTSDSLKSKLSSLSKKDLSARDFLPKSIISAVTRKRKKCLSGHVQGGSADEDSEHEPVKTSNYGGGEGRGGEEEEDAGEEEAVKGEHAILKKDKRDKKEVGAKASEIAEGKDVLSGEEEGNRTSNGAKKESWRTTAPPLNATQQNLFRRPHHRIDATYPKPDPSHSRPRAPAREHSTIPLWICPTRVPSICPSGYGTQQPDWNQSAPVRYRKTRGGRTRAISMNVDLELCRSDERVRGWRAERVEVIRVIEGAPDQHGRVGVPQGSIVGPGSIQQMDPLPRRPLLSSSSAWTDLSSPGSHPVVLRRSAMDPRDKTRAWRRHTVVV; translated from the exons gaTGAAGAGAATGGAAACACAAGTGCAAGAG cAGTTTGTCAGCGGTCTCGCTTGGAGCCGATGGACACCATCTTTGTGAAGAGCGTGAAAGACGACGGGCCCGCGCAACAAGCCGGACTGTGTACAG GGGACAGGCTGGTGAAGGTCAATGGCgaaagcattctgggtaaaacCTACTCTCAAGTGATCATGCTCATCCAAAACAG TGAAAACATTCTGGAGCTCTCTATTATGCCCAAAGATGAGGATGTGTTGCAGTTGGTAAGT GCGTACTCCCACGATGCCTACCTGAAAGGCAATGAGCCGTATTCAGGCGTGGCCCAGAACCTGccggctccgccccctctctgctacccctccgcccccccacacacccccaacAGACCCCCCGACAACTGGCAGTGCAGACCGGGCCCCGTGGGCTCCCCGCTGGACAACCGCCTGACTGCCGCCTCCGCCCACCCCGCCCCCGGCTGGCCCGGGGGCCCCGAGGATCCCGCCGCCCCGCTTGCCCCGTCGGGCCGAAACCGAGGTCGCTCCTCTTCGACCATCAGCGCGCTGGACTTTCACTTTGCTAACCACAACGCTGCCATTGCCTCCGCTACGCTGCCTCCCCCGCGGAAGAGCAGCACGCAGGCCCCTCCCCGCACCCACGCCGACGCCCTCTGCCACCAGGCTCTGTCGGACTGGTACTACAGCCAGGCCGACGCCGCGGAGAGCATGTCCCCCCGCCACCGCAGTATATCCCAGGACTGTTTGGCGGAGCTGGGGCTGGGGTTGGCCCTCGGCCCCGGTCCCGCATCCACGAGCGCCGCCGACAAACGCAGAAGGGAAACCCTCCAGTTCCACCACCAGGCGGCCGCTGCGTCCCATGATTCCTATTGGTTGGGGGGTTGGGGCGGCGTATCAGCGCCGGGGAGCAGGTCCTGCTCAGAGAGCCTCCTGGCAGCGTACGCCGAGTACGAGCATAACTACGGCCGCTCTGTGGAGACGCTGGCTCAGGCCTCGGCGCTGGTGTCCCCGCTCTGCCAACACTCCTCACACGCGTCACAAACCTTACATTTCAAAGAGCAGAAAGTCCCGGCGGTGCATCAGCACAAAACCACGGTGATGTCCCCCATCACAGCCTCCTCCACAGTGCCTCCTAGCAGCAGGCGGTCAGGCCAGCAGGTCGCCGAACCCCAAACGCGGCgagtcaaagaagaagaagaaggagagctGGTGGGCTACAAAAGCTACAGCCCCTCTTTCAGCCACAAAGCCGGCCATCTCCTCCAGCAGGCGCACTCCTTCAGAGAGCCCGGCTACAGCGGGCCCCACCTCGACTGGAGCCCCGACAGCAGAGGCGGCTCCGTGGACGGCGAGCTCGCCGCGGTGCCCAGGGCCCAGTCTACCCCGGCGCCGTCTGCCTCGATGGAGGAGAGAGCCCGGCCGGGGGAGGACGCGGAGCTCGTCTCCCCCGGCTCCCTGAGTCAAGAGGTGGTCCTGAGGCAGAAGCCGCCCTCCGGCCGCCGAACCCCTGTCCAGGCCGCTCGACTGACCCACTACGCGGGAAACGTGGAGTCCCCAGAGTCCCCCGGGGTGGAGCCCACGCAAGGGACCCCGTCTCCAGCCGGGGGACCAGGCACCAACCGCAGGGCTAATGGTAGCCTGGCACAGCACGCTTACAACTCGCTGGCCTCTATTCCCTTCATAG ATGAGCCCAGCGGTCCTAGTAGTGACCTACAGGCCTGCTATGTACCAGCCCGCTCTGTTGTGTCCAGTTCCCAGGCCTCCACCACCCTCACTTCCACCTCTGTCCCCCCCAcaatctcctccatctccccctttGTCCGACTTGGTTCTCAGGACTGCA gcAGTATTAAAAGTCGCCGCTCGTCTTACTTGCTGGCCATCACCACCGAGAGATCCAAGTCCTGTGACGAGGGTCTCAACACCTTCAGGGAAGAAGGCCGCGTCTTCTC TAAGCTGCCAAAAAGGGTCAAGAGCTTTTTCGCCGATGGG TCTCTGGAGAGTCTGCGAGTGCAGGAGGAGGCCCGGTCCAAACGCCACTCCACCTCTGAACTGGGAACCATCACCTTCAGTGACGTTCGCACGGAGGGCTGGCTGCACTACAAACAGATCCTCACGGAGAAGGGAAAG AAAGTGGGAGGCGGCATGCGACCGTGGAAGCGCGTCTTTTCCGTGCTGCGCTCGCATTCGCTCTTCCTCTACAAGGACAAGCGAGAGGCGGTCCTCCacggggcgggggcggggcctAGCCTGGACGAACACCCTCCGATTAGCATCCGCGGCTGCCTGATCGACATCGCCTACAGTGAAACCAAGCGGAAGCACACGCTGAGGCTGACCACGCAGGACTTCTGCGAGTACCTGCTGCAGGCCGAGGACAGGGACGACATGCTGGCCTGGATCAGGGTCATCAGGGAGAACAGCAAGACCGACAACGAG GAGATCGGCTTCTCAAGACAAGCCCTCATCAACAAGAAGCTGAATGACTACAGGAAACACAG TCTGACAGGCAGTAAGCCGGACTCTTCTCCCAAAGCCCACCGCATGATGCCCCCCTTCCTCCTGGCTAAGACCGACAACACCTCAGTGAACCGAGCCTCCAGAACCG agGACAACAAGGCGTTGTGGGGCATCAACCTCATGAAGAAGGCCAAGAAGACGAGCAGTCCGAAGGCTTTCGGCGTGCGGCTGGAGGACTGTCAGCCCGCTGTCAACCACAAA TTTGTCCCTCTCATCGTGGAGATGTGCTGTGGCGTGGTGGAGGAGACGGGGCTGGATTACACCGGTATCTACCGCGTGCCAGGCAACAACGCCATGGTGTCCAACCTTCAGGAGCATCTCAACAAGGGCATGGACATCAACACCGCTGAGGAG AGATGGCAGGACCTGAATGTAATCAGCAGCCTGCTCAAGTCCTTCTTCCGAAAACTGCCTGAGCCGCTGTTCACGGATG ACAAATACAACGACTTCATTGATGCCAACCGGATAGAAGACGCGGAGGACAGACTGAAGACCATGAAGAAACTG CTCCACGACCTCCCGGATCATTACCATCACACCCTGAAGTTCCTGGTGGGTCACCTCAAAAAGGTGGCCGATCACTGTGAACTCAACAAG ATGGAGCCGCGGAACCTGGCCCTGGTGTTTGGTCCCACTCTGGTGAGGACGTCGGAGGACAACATGACTGACATGGTCACACACATGCCTGACCGCTACAAGATAGTGGAGACGCTCATCCTGCAC CACGACTGGTTCTTCACTACCGGAGAGCTCgatgaagaggagaag gccccAGAAGACAAGCGCGACATGCAGCCGGTGCCCAACATCGACCACCTGCTGTCCAACATCGGCCGGCCCGGGATGCCAGGAGAGGCGTCAG ATTCCACCACCAGCGATTCACTTAAATCAAAG CTTTCTTCGCTCTCCAAGAAGGACCTGAGTGCCAGGGACTTCCTGCCCAAGTCCATCATCTCCGCTGTCACCCGCAAACGtaaaaaatgcctcagtggccaCGTGCAGGGCGGCAGCGCTGACGAGGACTCGGAGCATGAGCCGGTCAAAACCAGCAACTACGGGGGAGGAGAaggcaggggaggggaggaggaggaggatgcaggggaggaagaggcggtCAAGGGGGAGCATGCTAttctgaaaaaagacaaaagagataAAAAGGAAGTTGGGGCGAAAGCTAGCGAGATCGCTGAGGGCAAAGATGTGTtgtctggagaggaagaggggaacaGAACCAGCAATGGCGCCAAAAAGGAGAGCTGGCGAACAACCGCCCCGCCCTTAAATGCTACTCAACAAAACCTTTTCCGCCGTCCGCACCATCGGATCGATGCCACTTACCCGAAACCCGATCCTTCCCACTCGAGGCCTCGCGCTCCGGCCAGAGAACACTCCACAATCCCTCTCTGGATCTGCCCCACCAGGGTTCCCAGCATCTGCCCGTCGGGTTACGGGACCCAGCAGCCAGACTGGAACCAGTCGGCGCCAGTACGCTACCGGAAGACAAGAGGCGGGAGGACGAGGGCCATTTCCATGAATGTGGACCTGGAGCTGTGCAGGAGTGACGAAAGAGTCAGAGGGTGGAGAGCAGAGAGGGTGGAGGTGATCCGAGTCATTGAAGGAGCCCCCGATCAGCATGGACGTGTTGGGGTTCCTCAGGGATCGATTGTAGGTCCTGGGTCAATTCAACAAATGGATCCCCTTCCTCGtcgccctctcctctcctcttcctcagcctggACAGATCTAAGCTCCCCGGGATCTCACCCGGTGGTTCTGAGGCGATCGGCCATGGATCCTCGGGACAAGACGAGAGCGTGGCGCCGTCACACGGTGGTGGTTTAA
- the LOC120819768 gene encoding rho GTPase-activating protein 23-like isoform X15: MTQAKGRRDGMVSSNENRRRPASSGEVEGVSWQGPRTIFVPKNSQGFGFTLRHFIVYPPESSLSIKDEENGNTSARVCQRSRLEPMDTIFVKSVKDDGPAQQAGLCTGDRLVKVNGESILGKTYSQVIMLIQNSENILELSIMPKDEDVLQLVSAYSHDAYLKGNEPYSGVAQNLPAPPPLCYPSAPPHTPNRPPDNWQCRPGPVGSPLDNRLTAASAHPAPGWPGGPEDPAAPLAPSGRNRGRSSSTISALDFHFANHNAAIASATLPPPRKSSTQAPPRTHADALCHQALSDWYYSQADAAESMSPRHRSISQDCLAELGLGLALGPGPASTSAADKRRRETLQFHHQAAAASHDSYWLGGWGGVSAPGSRSCSESLLAAYAEYEHNYGRSVETLAQASALVSPLCQHSSHASQTLHFKEQKVPAVHQHKTTVMSPITASSTVPPSSRRSGQQVAEPQTRRVKEEEEGELVGYKSYSPSFSHKAGHLLQQAHSFREPGYSGPHLDWSPDSRGGSVDGELAAVPRAQSTPAPSASMEERARPGEDAELVSPGSLSQEVVLRQKPPSGRRTPVQAARLTHYAGNVESPESPGVEPTQGTPSPAGGPGTNRRANGSLAQHAYNSLASIPFIDEPSGPSSDLQACYVPARSVVSSSQASTTLTSTSVPPTISSISPFVRLGSQDCSSIKSRRSSYLLAITTERSKSCDEGLNTFREEGRVFSKLPKRVKSFFADGSLESLRVQEEARSKRHSTSELGTITFSDVRTEGWLHYKQILTEKGKKVGGGMRPWKRVFSVLRSHSLFLYKDKREAVLHGAGAGPSLDEHPPISIRGCLIDIAYSETKRKHTLRLTTQDFCEYLLQAEDRDDMLAWIRVIRENSKTDNEEIGFSRQALINKKLNDYRKHSLTGSKPDSSPKAHRMMPPFLLAKTDNTSVNRASRTEDNKALWGINLMKKAKKTSSPKAFGVRLEDCQPAVNHKFVPLIVEMCCGVVEETGLDYTGIYRVPGNNAMVSNLQEHLNKGMDINTAEERWQDLNVISSLLKSFFRKLPEPLFTDDKYNDFIDANRIEDAEDRLKTMKKLLHDLPDHYHHTLKFLVGHLKKVADHCELNKMEPRNLALVFGPTLVRTSEDNMTDMVTHMPDRYKIVETLILHHDWFFTTGELDEEEKAPEDKRDMQPVPNIDHLLSNIGRPGMPGEASDSTTSDSLKSKLSSLSKKDLSARDFLPKSIISAVTRKRKKCLSGHVQGGSADEDSEHEPVKTSNYGGGEGRGGEEEEDAGEEEAVKGEHAILKKDKRDKKEVGAKASEIAEGKDVLSGEEEGNRTSNGAKKESWRTTAPPLNATQQNLFRRPHHRIDATYPKPDPSHSRPRAPAREHSTIPLWICPTRVPSICPSGYGTQQPDWNQSAPVRYRKTRGGRTRAISMNVDLELCRSDERVRGWRAERVEVIRVIEGAPDQHGRVGVPQGSIVGPGSIQQMDPLPRRPLLSSSSAWTDLSSPGSHPVVLRRSAMDPRDKTRAWRRHTVVV; this comes from the exons gaTGAAGAGAATGGAAACACAAGTGCAAGAG TTTGTCAGCGGTCTCGCTTGGAGCCGATGGACACCATCTTTGTGAAGAGCGTGAAAGACGACGGGCCCGCGCAACAAGCCGGACTGTGTACAG GGGACAGGCTGGTGAAGGTCAATGGCgaaagcattctgggtaaaacCTACTCTCAAGTGATCATGCTCATCCAAAACAG TGAAAACATTCTGGAGCTCTCTATTATGCCCAAAGATGAGGATGTGTTGCAGTTGGTAAGT GCGTACTCCCACGATGCCTACCTGAAAGGCAATGAGCCGTATTCAGGCGTGGCCCAGAACCTGccggctccgccccctctctgctacccctccgcccccccacacacccccaacAGACCCCCCGACAACTGGCAGTGCAGACCGGGCCCCGTGGGCTCCCCGCTGGACAACCGCCTGACTGCCGCCTCCGCCCACCCCGCCCCCGGCTGGCCCGGGGGCCCCGAGGATCCCGCCGCCCCGCTTGCCCCGTCGGGCCGAAACCGAGGTCGCTCCTCTTCGACCATCAGCGCGCTGGACTTTCACTTTGCTAACCACAACGCTGCCATTGCCTCCGCTACGCTGCCTCCCCCGCGGAAGAGCAGCACGCAGGCCCCTCCCCGCACCCACGCCGACGCCCTCTGCCACCAGGCTCTGTCGGACTGGTACTACAGCCAGGCCGACGCCGCGGAGAGCATGTCCCCCCGCCACCGCAGTATATCCCAGGACTGTTTGGCGGAGCTGGGGCTGGGGTTGGCCCTCGGCCCCGGTCCCGCATCCACGAGCGCCGCCGACAAACGCAGAAGGGAAACCCTCCAGTTCCACCACCAGGCGGCCGCTGCGTCCCATGATTCCTATTGGTTGGGGGGTTGGGGCGGCGTATCAGCGCCGGGGAGCAGGTCCTGCTCAGAGAGCCTCCTGGCAGCGTACGCCGAGTACGAGCATAACTACGGCCGCTCTGTGGAGACGCTGGCTCAGGCCTCGGCGCTGGTGTCCCCGCTCTGCCAACACTCCTCACACGCGTCACAAACCTTACATTTCAAAGAGCAGAAAGTCCCGGCGGTGCATCAGCACAAAACCACGGTGATGTCCCCCATCACAGCCTCCTCCACAGTGCCTCCTAGCAGCAGGCGGTCAGGCCAGCAGGTCGCCGAACCCCAAACGCGGCgagtcaaagaagaagaagaaggagagctGGTGGGCTACAAAAGCTACAGCCCCTCTTTCAGCCACAAAGCCGGCCATCTCCTCCAGCAGGCGCACTCCTTCAGAGAGCCCGGCTACAGCGGGCCCCACCTCGACTGGAGCCCCGACAGCAGAGGCGGCTCCGTGGACGGCGAGCTCGCCGCGGTGCCCAGGGCCCAGTCTACCCCGGCGCCGTCTGCCTCGATGGAGGAGAGAGCCCGGCCGGGGGAGGACGCGGAGCTCGTCTCCCCCGGCTCCCTGAGTCAAGAGGTGGTCCTGAGGCAGAAGCCGCCCTCCGGCCGCCGAACCCCTGTCCAGGCCGCTCGACTGACCCACTACGCGGGAAACGTGGAGTCCCCAGAGTCCCCCGGGGTGGAGCCCACGCAAGGGACCCCGTCTCCAGCCGGGGGACCAGGCACCAACCGCAGGGCTAATGGTAGCCTGGCACAGCACGCTTACAACTCGCTGGCCTCTATTCCCTTCATAG ATGAGCCCAGCGGTCCTAGTAGTGACCTACAGGCCTGCTATGTACCAGCCCGCTCTGTTGTGTCCAGTTCCCAGGCCTCCACCACCCTCACTTCCACCTCTGTCCCCCCCAcaatctcctccatctccccctttGTCCGACTTGGTTCTCAGGACTGCA gcAGTATTAAAAGTCGCCGCTCGTCTTACTTGCTGGCCATCACCACCGAGAGATCCAAGTCCTGTGACGAGGGTCTCAACACCTTCAGGGAAGAAGGCCGCGTCTTCTC TAAGCTGCCAAAAAGGGTCAAGAGCTTTTTCGCCGATGGG TCTCTGGAGAGTCTGCGAGTGCAGGAGGAGGCCCGGTCCAAACGCCACTCCACCTCTGAACTGGGAACCATCACCTTCAGTGACGTTCGCACGGAGGGCTGGCTGCACTACAAACAGATCCTCACGGAGAAGGGAAAG AAAGTGGGAGGCGGCATGCGACCGTGGAAGCGCGTCTTTTCCGTGCTGCGCTCGCATTCGCTCTTCCTCTACAAGGACAAGCGAGAGGCGGTCCTCCacggggcgggggcggggcctAGCCTGGACGAACACCCTCCGATTAGCATCCGCGGCTGCCTGATCGACATCGCCTACAGTGAAACCAAGCGGAAGCACACGCTGAGGCTGACCACGCAGGACTTCTGCGAGTACCTGCTGCAGGCCGAGGACAGGGACGACATGCTGGCCTGGATCAGGGTCATCAGGGAGAACAGCAAGACCGACAACGAG GAGATCGGCTTCTCAAGACAAGCCCTCATCAACAAGAAGCTGAATGACTACAGGAAACACAG TCTGACAGGCAGTAAGCCGGACTCTTCTCCCAAAGCCCACCGCATGATGCCCCCCTTCCTCCTGGCTAAGACCGACAACACCTCAGTGAACCGAGCCTCCAGAACCG agGACAACAAGGCGTTGTGGGGCATCAACCTCATGAAGAAGGCCAAGAAGACGAGCAGTCCGAAGGCTTTCGGCGTGCGGCTGGAGGACTGTCAGCCCGCTGTCAACCACAAA TTTGTCCCTCTCATCGTGGAGATGTGCTGTGGCGTGGTGGAGGAGACGGGGCTGGATTACACCGGTATCTACCGCGTGCCAGGCAACAACGCCATGGTGTCCAACCTTCAGGAGCATCTCAACAAGGGCATGGACATCAACACCGCTGAGGAG AGATGGCAGGACCTGAATGTAATCAGCAGCCTGCTCAAGTCCTTCTTCCGAAAACTGCCTGAGCCGCTGTTCACGGATG ACAAATACAACGACTTCATTGATGCCAACCGGATAGAAGACGCGGAGGACAGACTGAAGACCATGAAGAAACTG CTCCACGACCTCCCGGATCATTACCATCACACCCTGAAGTTCCTGGTGGGTCACCTCAAAAAGGTGGCCGATCACTGTGAACTCAACAAG ATGGAGCCGCGGAACCTGGCCCTGGTGTTTGGTCCCACTCTGGTGAGGACGTCGGAGGACAACATGACTGACATGGTCACACACATGCCTGACCGCTACAAGATAGTGGAGACGCTCATCCTGCAC CACGACTGGTTCTTCACTACCGGAGAGCTCgatgaagaggagaag gccccAGAAGACAAGCGCGACATGCAGCCGGTGCCCAACATCGACCACCTGCTGTCCAACATCGGCCGGCCCGGGATGCCAGGAGAGGCGTCAG ATTCCACCACCAGCGATTCACTTAAATCAAAG CTTTCTTCGCTCTCCAAGAAGGACCTGAGTGCCAGGGACTTCCTGCCCAAGTCCATCATCTCCGCTGTCACCCGCAAACGtaaaaaatgcctcagtggccaCGTGCAGGGCGGCAGCGCTGACGAGGACTCGGAGCATGAGCCGGTCAAAACCAGCAACTACGGGGGAGGAGAaggcaggggaggggaggaggaggaggatgcaggggaggaagaggcggtCAAGGGGGAGCATGCTAttctgaaaaaagacaaaagagataAAAAGGAAGTTGGGGCGAAAGCTAGCGAGATCGCTGAGGGCAAAGATGTGTtgtctggagaggaagaggggaacaGAACCAGCAATGGCGCCAAAAAGGAGAGCTGGCGAACAACCGCCCCGCCCTTAAATGCTACTCAACAAAACCTTTTCCGCCGTCCGCACCATCGGATCGATGCCACTTACCCGAAACCCGATCCTTCCCACTCGAGGCCTCGCGCTCCGGCCAGAGAACACTCCACAATCCCTCTCTGGATCTGCCCCACCAGGGTTCCCAGCATCTGCCCGTCGGGTTACGGGACCCAGCAGCCAGACTGGAACCAGTCGGCGCCAGTACGCTACCGGAAGACAAGAGGCGGGAGGACGAGGGCCATTTCCATGAATGTGGACCTGGAGCTGTGCAGGAGTGACGAAAGAGTCAGAGGGTGGAGAGCAGAGAGGGTGGAGGTGATCCGAGTCATTGAAGGAGCCCCCGATCAGCATGGACGTGTTGGGGTTCCTCAGGGATCGATTGTAGGTCCTGGGTCAATTCAACAAATGGATCCCCTTCCTCGtcgccctctcctctcctcttcctcagcctggACAGATCTAAGCTCCCCGGGATCTCACCCGGTGGTTCTGAGGCGATCGGCCATGGATCCTCGGGACAAGACGAGAGCGTGGCGCCGTCACACGGTGGTGGTTTAA